ctgtcagactggaaagaatacaccacttcctgtaggacatacagcagctgacaagtactggaaggcaggagatttttgaatagaagtaaactacaaatatatataacttactgGCACCAATTGACTTTAGGTGACAGACACATGGTACCTATCATATGTGCTaccataagggtatgtttacactcagcaaaagtggcggaatccgGAATCCATCCTGCCTCAGTATGTCAATGGGATGCCGCACGCCATTGCTCTCTGCttaatgaattgacatgtcaattcattgaTCGGAGAGCCCTGGCGTGcgacatcccattgacacactgaggcaggatggattccgccacttttgctgaGTGTAAACATACCAAGTAGAAAAAAGCTTTTATGCTTTTGTGCAAAGATGTTTCCAACACCCAAAATGTGGCACCTGCTCGCTTTTCTTCCAAATtcttctgacaatttttttttttttttttttcccttgtagAAGGCAAAGATCAAAAGGATAAGAAACGAGGTGTAAAACGGCCCCGTGAGGACCATGGTCGGAGCTACTTTGAGTACATTGAAGAGAACAAATACAGCAGGTTTGTACAGTGACGTGTGTGTATCTGATTTGTCCTGTCTATTACTGTGTGTTCAACAGGCTTATAACTGATCTACTGTCCTTTAGGTCCAAATCCCCACAACCACCAGTGGAGGAGGAAGATGAAAAACTGGATGAAACAAATGTTCTCCTTGACACTTGTAAGTTGCGCTACCAAATGTTAAGCAAATATGTGGTATTATAGAACGGGACTGTGGGTCTGTTCACATGTGCACTTGTTGGTTAAACCTTTTTGTATAAAAACTGAGCGGCATCAAAAAGTTGAGCGGCATCAAAAAGTATCACTGTTGTATCCACTCCTGATGTGGTTTAAATAGACCTGAACTACAGTGGCACAgaataaagggaatgtgtcactcaTTTCATGCTGCCCTAGATTCATTCTGAATGGCTGCGCTGTCCCAGAGAAATCACTGTTGTAACTTTGCCTGGGAACAAGGCTCGGAGTCcctgggatgatgatgatgatgatgattctcCCTCTGCTTGATCTTTCACTATAAGCAAATAGTTGGGATTGGTCTGTCCTTGCTCACCTTCAGCCACTGAACAGTCACATATTATACAGGGCCTGTATCAGTATCTATAAGACAGCCAGTAAAAGCGGCATGTGTTACTGGGAGGACACACATGGATGAACTAGTGGACACAATCTGTTAGCAGGTGCAGTGGTGACAGAATAGTACATAAAGTAGCAATGTTACATAATACAGCTCATATTTTGTGCTTAAAAGGAACCTCTGTCATTGCTGCTGTGCTGCCTGAATCTTGAGTCTTTGGGGTAGTCCCTGGCACCTTTTATAGGGAAGGATCTCTATCAAGGCAGAAGCTTCTAGGGGGACAGTCTTATCGACTTGTTCAGGAGATGGAATGGAAATAAAGACAAGTGAAGTTTTTATCAAGTGTAAATTGGTGTATGTATATAACAtctgtttttaaaataaaattatttttaaattttacagaTAACTGTGATCTTCACTTCAAGATCTCACGTGACCGTTTGAGCGCCACTTCTCTCACTATGGAGAGCTTTGCTTTCCTGTGGGCTGGTGGCAGAGCCTCATATGGTGTCTCAAAAGGCAAAGTCTGCTATGAGATGAAGGTGAGTTGTGGTAACGGGAAAGGTCTTGTAAATGAGGTTTCTGTTCTGCTACAATACTAAACTATGTTGTGTAACTGTTCAGGTGACAGAGAAGGTACCTGTGAAACATCTCTACTCCAAAGACATTGATGTGCATGAAGTACGCGTTGGTTGGTCTTTAAGTTCCTGTGGGTTCATGCTAGGTAAGTAAGACTCCTAAGCCATAATTTCTTAAATTTTGTGCTCCGTTCCAAAGATTTACACATTAActataaatctttttcttttctgtATTCACACTCTGATCATTGAATCTTGTGGGCTTTTTTTatgccaacaaaacacaacaatcactgaactcagggagaacagtgaaaaattccaatggagtactcatttacgagtctccattgattgtcccatacaaaatttaaatatgcagaaaaggggtccgtggagcctcagttacgagtctcaaaacacgggaatagccagatatccctctctccagagaaggaagcccattgccaaggggtgcctcctagtggggagagcaccaaaccaccctgatacgtagtccctcaggtcctacctctgttgcgagctttaggacctaaatagggaaacaccagggtggcccctgtgagtcaaagtctaactctgtggcgagtataacgacataagacaagggttaccaaggctaagcatccatccacagactgcagtttcggggtatttgcccctcgtcagtgtggagcaggattctggctactggggcaaggataaatagaccaacaaaacacaacaatcactgaactcagggagaatagTGAAAAATTCcagtggagtactcatttacgagtctccattgattgtcccatacaaaatttaaatatgcagaaaaggggtccgtggagcctcagttacgagtctcaaaacatgggaatagccagatatccctctctccagagaaggctTTTTTTATGACCTTGGAGATTATACAGTTTAATATAAGCCATATAACACCTTTTTTTGTGTTATTAGGTGAAGATGAAACCTCTTACGGCTATTCATTAAAAGGATCCAAGTCTTGTAATGGAGTGGCTGAGGAGTATGGCGAGAAATATGATGAGAATGACGTGATCACTTGCATGGCTGTAAGTTTCCTCACATATAGCAAAAATGGTAAATTCTCATTTTAAAATGTAAATACTTATACCTACATATTTTGTTTTGTAGAATTTTGAAGGTGACGAAGTTGAGCtttcttttgcaaaaaatgggCAGGACCTTGGAGTGGCTTTTAAAATCGAAAAAGATGCGCTGTCTGAGAAACCACTATTTCCACACGTCCTTTGTCACAATTGTGCTGTGGAGTTTAACTTTGGCCAGCAAGCTGAACCATTCTTTCCCGTTCCTGAAGGATTTACATTTATCCAGAATGTCTCGCTTGAAGATCGTGTGAGAGGTCCTCTGGGGCCGGAGCAAAAGAAGGATTGTGAGGTGAGATTTGTCTTTGTTTTTCCTTCTCCTTGTGTAAGTACGTATACAGTCACTTGCCCTGGGCATCTTATTCAacttttatattataatatatataatgtttgtatCCACAGGTTATCATGATGATTGGTCTGCCAGGGGCTGGAAAAACAACTTGGGTAAATACACAGGTCGCTGAGAATCCTGGGAAATATAATGTTCTTGGAACAAACAATATTATGGAAAGAATGATGGTAAGAGTCCACTGCATAAGTCAAATGTTCATGTGCTGGAAGTTGCATTGGGTGTTTTTGACCTTCAAGTATTCTGAGATGTAATATGTATGTCCCTTTCTCAGGTTGGTAATAAAAAGATGACTGACACAGGAAAACTGAATGCATTGCTGCACAGGGCCCCACAATGTCTAAGCAAATTCATTGAAATTGCTGCACGGAAGAAGAGACACTTTATTCTGGATCAGGTAAGTGTTTGTGTAATCCTGCCCAGACTATGACTTTTTATGTGACTTGTTCTAGCACATTGCTGTCACTCCTGAGTTCACTGGCTACATAGCTTTCATATAACAAGCCTTTGACTTTcatgagcagtttttttttttttttttttgcaaagggaTCATGTTACTAAGGGAGGGGAGAAATAGACCTGGCAGTCTGTAACTCTTAAAGGTATCACTGCAATTTGCGTTTCATTGTGAAACTGACCTTTTACAAATTCTTCTTTCCTGTAGACAAATGTATCTTCTGCTGCTCAGAGGAGAAAAATGTGCCTGTTTGCTGGATTTCAGCGTAAGGCTGTCGTTGTGTGCCCAAGTGATGAGGTTTATAAGGAGAGAACTCAGAAGAAAGCAGAAGTCGAAGGAAAGGACCTTCCTGAACACGCTGTGCTTAAGATGAAAGGTGAGCAGTTTAAACTTTCTCTTTTGTTTGTCATTGTTGGTGTATGTAAAGTTTTCTTGTACGAGTAGAAAAACAATCCCAAGTTCTTTAACCAAAGGGTTAATTTTCGCATAAATGGTAACTAGTGATCAAAAACCGTATGTCCCAAATAACAACATTACTTTTTCCAAAATCCAACAACTCTCTAGAAAAAATAAGCAGCATTGCTCTTAGAATGATATATGGTTTGATAAATCTGTTATCACAATTCAATTTTTCTTGAACATTACTGGGAAGTGTTTTTTGTAAATCTGTCATTAAATGCATTGGCCTTTTTGATTATAGGGAACTTTACACTACCAGAAGCCAGTGAATGCTTCGATGAAATTCTTTATGTGGAACTACAAAAAGAAGAGGCTGAAAAGCTCATAGAGCAGTATAAAGAAGAAAGCAAGAAATCTCTTCCTCCTGAAAAGAAACAAAATGTTGGAGCCAAGAAAGTCAACAAGAACAAAAACAAGACTAGAGGTGGAATGGGGCACAGTGGTCATAGAGGCCGTGGAGGTGGAGGCTACAATATGCGTGGAGGAAACTTCCGGGGTGGAGGTAGGcaaaaataaagtatacttattcttttgtcttttctgtttGCCGACAGCTGGTTATTGGTTTTCTAATACTGCTTCCCATCTTGGGTATCTGGTATATAGTAATGGTAACTGTGAATTGCCTGAATATAGCTATTTACATATGTTTGGCAACAATATAGCTGAATTTCTTgtgctttttttaaaaactacAGGTTTAGTAGCATTTTTCATGaggcatgtgtttttttttttttttttgttttttttttttttgtttcctgaaCATCCTGTAAGACATACGTTTGTATTTCAGCTCCAGTGAATCGAGGAGGATATAACAGGAGGGGTAACATGCCACAGCGTGGCGGCGGAGGTGGTGGAGCAGTTGGTTATCCATATCCTCGTGCGCCAGTCTATCACAACAGGGGCGGTTACAATAACCGTGGGAACTACGGTCGCGGTGGTGGTGGTGCTTCAATGCCCAGCCGTGGAAACTACAACCAGGTAGAACTACatggatactttttttttatttgagatataaaaaaatatatatgctgTATTTTATCTCAGAACCACATTTCTCATCTAATTGAGTACAGGTGTTAAGGATCAATTTAGTAATAGATCCTCTTTACAgtgtggcccagatttatccaccagtcacagctctgaacccatgtgaaagctgagctgttaaaAATCCAGTGTTTTAAAGTGTATTGCAATGTGCATATCCACCTAAAAATTGAGTATTAGAGGAATGTTTGGGAACTACCAGAGCCTCAACAGTGACTTGGAAGTATTGCGCATACACTTGGTATACCAGATTTTTAATAactttgtcagtaggtttatgctgccctatctaagggtagtATGAGCTAGTAATAGGATTTAATAGTAATAGGAGTAATAAGACCGTGCTTTAtaatttacattgttctgtgatTCGGAGAGATCCATGCAGCAAATTCATTGTATTGGATAACTTTGTCCAAACGTGGTAGAGCCAAATGGTGGCCATAGATTGAAGGAATCAAAGGAGTAAAAGTGCATCTTGCTCGCAATATTACATGTCAGAAGTCTTCTAGTGGGGTCTGGGTGCGGGCGCCTCAGTTGAGTTGATAAATGCCGCTGGCAGAAGTCTTCAGTGgtttgtgcagtgtatatatagtgcactAAGTGACTTGATTTATACTAGTTAATCTTGCAGAAAATTAAAAGTATGATCCTACTACAGTGTACTCCATAGTCCAGTCTGCCACTCTGAGCAGAAAAAAGTGGGTCAGCTTATTTTATTGATCGGTG
This sequence is a window from Dendropsophus ebraccatus isolate aDenEbr1 chromosome 15, aDenEbr1.pat, whole genome shotgun sequence. Protein-coding genes within it:
- the HNRNPU gene encoding heterogeneous nuclear ribonucleoprotein U; the protein is MSSPINVKKLKVSELKEELKKRRLSDKGLKADLMERLQAALDEESASGGGVSGETPEEEATTTGEAAEQEPGAEEEEEDEEGMEVGGENGGGEAGQDEGAEEEEEEEAAVAAQLDENGDDQGFQEGEEEDEDEDDEGIPVGLEEEEGDENGGDAEEAKTDEEAAASGPRPLMAIKCEEAGASGRSEGKDQKDKKRGVKRPREDHGRSYFEYIEENKYSRSKSPQPPVEEEDEKLDETNVLLDTYNCDLHFKISRDRLSATSLTMESFAFLWAGGRASYGVSKGKVCYEMKVTEKVPVKHLYSKDIDVHEVRVGWSLSSCGFMLGEDETSYGYSLKGSKSCNGVAEEYGEKYDENDVITCMANFEGDEVELSFAKNGQDLGVAFKIEKDALSEKPLFPHVLCHNCAVEFNFGQQAEPFFPVPEGFTFIQNVSLEDRVRGPLGPEQKKDCEVIMMIGLPGAGKTTWVNTQVAENPGKYNVLGTNNIMERMMVGNKKMTDTGKLNALLHRAPQCLSKFIEIAARKKRHFILDQTNVSSAAQRRKMCLFAGFQRKAVVVCPSDEVYKERTQKKAEVEGKDLPEHAVLKMKGNFTLPEASECFDEILYVELQKEEAEKLIEQYKEESKKSLPPEKKQNVGAKKVNKNKNKTRGGMGHSGHRGRGGGGYNMRGGNFRGGAPVNRGGYNRRGNMPQRGGGGGGAVGYPYPRAPVYHNRGGYNNRGNYGRGGGGASMPSRGNYNQNFRGRGNNRGFKNHSQGYNQWQQQQGQYWGQKPWSQQYHQGYY